A portion of the Krasilnikovia cinnamomea genome contains these proteins:
- a CDS encoding FliI/YscN family ATPase, translated as MTDAFRNRLSAAMVAARPQARGKVTGAVGLRVTVSGLEARVGELLAIGEGADTVLAEVAALDGERLSCLPLGPITGLGTGSPVVATGGPLRVRVGPDLRGRILDGLGRPMDGGPPLTGEPVGIDAAPPSALERQLVAEPMPLGIRVLDTLVPCGRGQRIGIFAGSGVGKSTLMSMITRGTAAELNVIALVGERGREVREFIEHDLGDEGLARSVVVVATSDQPPLVRLRAGSVATRIAEYYRDEGADVLLMMDSVTRAAMAQREVGLSVGEPPATRGYPPSVFAMLASLLERAGPGARGSITGLYTVLVEGDDHNEPIADAARSILDGHIVLDRKLATAGHFPSIEALDSISRVANKITTAEQRADATELRRMMAAHREIRELVEIGAYVPGTNPDADRATAIWPEITAFLRQGLDERVTAEQAWQGLHALVQPAG; from the coding sequence GTGACGGACGCGTTCCGTAACCGGCTCAGCGCCGCGATGGTCGCCGCCCGGCCTCAGGCCAGGGGCAAGGTGACCGGCGCGGTCGGGTTGCGGGTCACGGTCAGCGGGCTGGAGGCCCGGGTCGGCGAGCTGCTGGCCATCGGCGAGGGCGCGGACACCGTACTGGCGGAGGTTGCCGCGCTCGACGGCGAGCGGCTGTCCTGCCTGCCGTTGGGCCCGATCACCGGGCTGGGTACCGGCAGCCCGGTAGTCGCCACCGGCGGCCCGCTGCGCGTCCGGGTCGGCCCCGATCTGCGCGGGCGCATCCTGGACGGCCTGGGCCGCCCGATGGACGGTGGCCCGCCGCTGACCGGTGAGCCGGTCGGCATCGACGCCGCACCACCGTCCGCGCTGGAACGCCAGCTGGTCGCGGAACCGATGCCGCTGGGCATCCGGGTGCTCGACACGCTGGTGCCGTGCGGCAGGGGCCAGCGCATCGGCATCTTCGCCGGCTCCGGTGTCGGCAAGTCCACGCTCATGTCGATGATCACCCGCGGTACGGCAGCGGAGCTGAACGTCATCGCGCTGGTCGGTGAGCGCGGCCGGGAGGTGCGCGAGTTCATCGAACACGACCTGGGCGACGAGGGCCTGGCCCGGTCCGTGGTGGTCGTCGCCACCTCGGATCAGCCACCACTGGTCCGGCTGCGTGCCGGATCGGTGGCCACCCGGATCGCGGAGTACTACCGGGACGAGGGCGCCGACGTACTGCTGATGATGGACAGCGTGACCCGCGCGGCGATGGCGCAGCGCGAGGTGGGGCTGTCGGTGGGCGAGCCCCCGGCCACCCGCGGCTATCCGCCGAGTGTCTTCGCCATGCTCGCCTCGCTGCTGGAACGCGCCGGTCCGGGCGCCCGCGGCAGCATCACGGGGCTGTACACGGTGCTGGTGGAGGGCGACGACCACAACGAGCCGATCGCCGACGCGGCCCGCTCGATCCTCGACGGCCACATCGTGCTCGACCGTAAGCTCGCCACCGCGGGCCACTTCCCCAGCATCGAGGCGCTGGATTCCATCTCCCGGGTCGCCAACAAGATCACCACAGCGGAGCAGCGGGCCGACGCCACGGAGCTGCGCCGGATGATGGCGGCCCACCGGGAGATCCGCGAACTGGTCGAGATCGGCGCATACGTGCCGGGCACCAACCCCGACGCGGACCGCGCCACCGCCATCTGGCCGGAGATCACCGCGTTCCTGCGGCAGGGCCTCGACGAGCGGGTCACCGCCGAACAGGCGTGGCAGGGGCTGCACGCTCTGGTGCAGCCGGCCGGGTAG
- a CDS encoding flagellar hook assembly protein FlgD yields MTTPINGYVSKDYDVNRTPTSLYTNKTTTDSGSRKNLADQDTFLKLLVAQLKYQDPSNPADSTQFLAQTAQFTQVEKLGAIENVLKGQQLIGASALVGQTVSFKDPNGDTQVGVVSTARLNGDSEPVLVIGNMDVQLSKVTEVHRAG; encoded by the coding sequence ATGACCACGCCGATCAACGGCTACGTCAGCAAGGACTACGACGTCAACCGGACGCCGACCTCGCTGTACACCAACAAGACGACCACCGACAGCGGCTCACGGAAGAACCTGGCCGACCAGGACACGTTCCTCAAGCTCCTGGTCGCGCAGCTGAAGTACCAGGACCCGTCGAACCCCGCCGACTCGACCCAGTTCCTGGCCCAGACGGCGCAGTTCACCCAGGTCGAGAAGCTCGGCGCGATCGAGAACGTCTTGAAGGGCCAGCAGCTGATCGGGGCCAGCGCCCTGGTCGGTCAGACGGTCAGCTTCAAGGACCCCAACGGTGACACCCAGGTGGGTGTCGTCAGCACGGCACGGCTCAACGGAGACAGCGAACCGGTCCTCGTGATCGGGAACATGGATGTGCAGCTGTCCAAGGTCACGGAAGTCCACCGGGCGGGCTGA
- the fliF gene encoding flagellar basal-body MS-ring/collar protein FliF: protein MINRLPAPVRKVTDGFKAFTPGQKSVTIVAVLALAIGGYFFATWAAKPTYATLFNNLSAKDASAIVETLQKSGTPYELANSGQTILVPKEQVYDLRLQLSGEGLPGESDTGYALLDKQGVTTSDFMQHVGYQRALEGELANTIKSIDGVQAATVHLVIPQKDVFADDQKKPTASVLVTSKANDQLNNQQVQSVVHLVASSVEGLQPEQVTVADANGRMLSTGNGTAIGTGNGGDGSDDQTVTFQNRLNSSLQTMLDAVVGPGHAKVTTNAQLDFDQTQTKKETYQADPSLPALAESISREAYNGAGTNTGGVLGPDNIQVPNGANNGNGQYENTAQTRNNALNKTIEDRKSAPGTVKRLSVAVLLDSKTAGLVNPADVQQLVSAAAGVDATRGDTIAVSAMPFDTTAADQAKQEMLAIEAAKKADEQMSMLKTGGLVLLVLLLLLAVWWRGRRIKKRKALTAAEIAHLEAMQAALEQQRLAELNAAIPQPAIESTHNEHLEERQREIEKMVEQQPEEIAALLRGWLGAGR, encoded by the coding sequence ATGATTAACCGCCTTCCCGCGCCCGTACGCAAAGTCACCGACGGTTTCAAGGCGTTCACGCCTGGCCAGAAGTCCGTCACGATCGTCGCGGTGCTCGCACTCGCGATCGGTGGCTACTTCTTCGCCACGTGGGCCGCCAAGCCGACGTACGCGACGTTGTTCAACAACCTGTCCGCCAAGGACGCCAGCGCGATCGTCGAGACGCTGCAGAAGTCCGGCACGCCGTACGAGCTGGCCAACAGTGGCCAGACCATCCTGGTCCCCAAGGAGCAGGTGTACGACCTGCGGCTGCAGCTGTCCGGCGAGGGCCTGCCCGGTGAGTCCGACACCGGATACGCGTTGCTGGACAAGCAGGGCGTGACCACGAGCGACTTCATGCAGCACGTGGGCTACCAGCGGGCGCTGGAAGGCGAACTCGCCAACACCATCAAGAGCATCGACGGGGTGCAGGCCGCCACCGTGCACCTGGTCATCCCGCAGAAGGACGTCTTCGCCGACGACCAGAAGAAGCCGACCGCTTCGGTCCTGGTCACCTCGAAGGCGAACGACCAGCTGAACAACCAGCAGGTGCAGTCGGTCGTGCACCTGGTCGCCTCCAGTGTGGAGGGTCTGCAGCCGGAGCAGGTCACCGTGGCCGACGCCAACGGCCGGATGCTGTCCACCGGTAACGGCACCGCGATCGGCACGGGCAACGGCGGGGACGGCTCGGACGACCAGACGGTCACGTTCCAGAACCGGCTCAACAGCTCGCTGCAGACGATGCTGGACGCGGTCGTCGGCCCGGGTCACGCCAAGGTGACCACGAACGCGCAGCTCGACTTCGACCAGACGCAGACGAAGAAGGAGACGTACCAGGCCGACCCGTCGCTGCCGGCGCTCGCGGAAAGCATCAGCCGGGAGGCGTACAACGGCGCGGGCACCAACACCGGTGGGGTGCTCGGCCCGGACAACATCCAGGTGCCCAACGGCGCCAACAACGGCAACGGCCAGTACGAGAACACCGCGCAGACCCGCAACAACGCGCTGAACAAGACCATCGAGGACCGCAAGAGCGCGCCCGGCACGGTCAAGCGGCTCAGCGTCGCGGTGCTGCTGGACAGCAAGACCGCCGGCCTGGTGAACCCGGCCGACGTGCAGCAGCTGGTCAGCGCCGCCGCCGGCGTCGACGCCACCCGGGGCGACACCATCGCGGTCAGCGCGATGCCGTTCGACACCACCGCCGCGGACCAGGCGAAGCAGGAGATGCTGGCGATCGAGGCAGCGAAGAAGGCCGACGAGCAGATGTCGATGCTCAAGACCGGTGGTCTGGTCCTGCTCGTCCTGCTCCTGCTGCTGGCAGTGTGGTGGCGTGGCCGGCGGATCAAGAAGCGCAAGGCGCTGACCGCCGCCGAGATCGCCCACCTGGAGGCCATGCAGGCCGCGCTGGAGCAGCAGCGCCTGGCCGAACTGAACGCCGCCATCCCGCAGCCCGCGATCGAGTCGACGCACAACGAGCACCTCGAGGAACGGCAGCGCGAGATCGAGAAGATGGTCGAACAGCAGCCCGAGGAAATCGCCGCCCTGCTTCGGGGCTGGCTGGGCGCTGGCCGCTGA
- a CDS encoding flagellar hook-length control protein FliK: MSTPSTIVGTDRTATTDVTRRPTAAPSGGGEAFGSALSAELSRRPAGTDPADLQRAAADRAAQTRNAQDRAAHEDATQNRAAHDRAAHDRAAHDRAAQDRAMQADRGRAAQDRVLQNRAARERAQDRAEQRRVQSRAAEQRYAEVTGRRPAQARRDDPDTTEPQVTGPVNPAVTAVPPTGPGHTGTTEAVSATDGPAVTATTAAADVPPVAPDAGSPAVADEAAARTQPSTVPGTALGQAVPGLPGAPAEDPAATGPDQPATVPVPAGGDAVGVAAAGVPSPAPDHAAAPPPATGPATGGQVATGPATGGPAATGPATGGPATTGPATGGPAATGQTADGPTADSPVPAAPTQPGVPVTGSDPAPAGPGSPVTGPVLTAAVQPGLQAAAATPAQPGTPATPVPASPAPGTAPTDATPPVTPAGPTAAGVAPAGPTAAANPTDAQSGPAAPGTTTPSDAQPYAAAAAAASAEPSPAAPEARAATAAGPDAPETPAPATGPAPAASAGRPGSEAGDNPDGRPAPDQGVPLASGAARAEVSGPPPAVPGPVSVAVSAAGPVARAEAPAPPAPAPPVPAAAQLALRIAPLRLDADGVHRLTVHLHPADLGPVQVVAEIRNGEINLQLTGTTDAGTDTLRQSLDDLRRQLTESGFTNCSLDLRQGSAQQEQARQQFTLREGGSPGGTRASAGPEAAEPPVAAPVRADGTSRLDVRA; encoded by the coding sequence ATGAGCACGCCGAGCACCATCGTCGGTACGGACCGCACGGCGACGACCGATGTCACCCGCCGCCCCACGGCCGCGCCCAGCGGCGGCGGGGAGGCGTTCGGTTCGGCGCTCTCCGCCGAGCTGAGCCGCAGGCCCGCCGGTACGGACCCGGCCGACCTGCAGCGTGCCGCGGCGGACCGGGCCGCGCAGACCCGGAACGCCCAGGACCGCGCCGCGCACGAGGACGCGACCCAGAACCGCGCCGCCCATGACCGGGCCGCCCACGATCGGGCCGCCCACGATCGGGCCGCCCAGGACCGGGCCATGCAGGCCGACCGCGGCCGGGCCGCCCAGGACCGCGTGCTGCAGAACCGCGCCGCCCGCGAACGGGCCCAGGATCGCGCGGAGCAGCGGCGGGTACAGTCCCGTGCCGCCGAACAGCGGTACGCCGAAGTCACCGGCCGACGCCCCGCCCAGGCGCGTCGCGACGACCCGGACACCACCGAGCCGCAGGTGACCGGTCCGGTGAACCCCGCGGTCACGGCCGTCCCGCCCACCGGGCCCGGCCACACCGGCACCACCGAGGCGGTCAGCGCGACGGACGGCCCGGCGGTCACCGCCACCACCGCCGCCGCCGACGTCCCGCCGGTCGCACCGGACGCGGGCTCGCCCGCTGTCGCGGACGAGGCGGCGGCGCGGACACAGCCGAGCACCGTGCCGGGTACCGCGCTCGGGCAGGCCGTGCCCGGTCTGCCGGGAGCGCCCGCCGAGGACCCGGCCGCGACCGGCCCCGACCAGCCCGCGACCGTGCCTGTGCCAGCGGGAGGGGACGCGGTGGGGGTCGCCGCAGCGGGCGTGCCGTCGCCGGCTCCGGACCACGCCGCCGCGCCGCCGCCTGCCACCGGCCCGGCCACGGGCGGCCAGGTCGCCACCGGCCCGGCCACGGGCGGCCCGGCCGCCACCGGCCCGGCCACGGGCGGCCCGGCTACCACCGGCCCGGCCACGGGTGGCCCGGCCGCCACCGGCCAGACCGCCGACGGCCCGACCGCCGACAGCCCGGTCCCGGCCGCCCCGACGCAGCCCGGCGTACCCGTCACGGGCTCCGACCCGGCACCCGCCGGTCCGGGCAGCCCCGTCACCGGCCCGGTCCTGACCGCCGCGGTCCAGCCCGGCCTGCAAGCCGCCGCGGCCACCCCGGCCCAGCCCGGGACCCCGGCCACCCCGGTGCCGGCCAGCCCGGCCCCGGGCACCGCGCCCACCGACGCCACCCCGCCGGTCACGCCGGCCGGACCCACCGCCGCCGGCGTCGCGCCCGCGGGACCGACCGCCGCCGCGAACCCCACCGACGCCCAGAGCGGACCCGCCGCCCCGGGCACCACCACGCCGAGCGACGCTCAGCCGTACGCCGCCGCCGCGGCTGCGGCCAGCGCCGAACCGAGCCCGGCCGCGCCCGAAGCGCGGGCCGCCACCGCGGCAGGCCCCGACGCCCCCGAGACCCCGGCGCCCGCCACCGGCCCGGCACCGGCCGCCTCCGCCGGCCGCCCGGGGTCGGAAGCCGGCGACAACCCGGACGGCCGTCCAGCCCCCGACCAGGGGGTGCCGCTAGCCTCGGGCGCGGCGCGCGCGGAGGTGTCCGGTCCGCCGCCCGCCGTACCCGGCCCGGTGAGCGTGGCCGTGTCCGCGGCCGGTCCGGTCGCCCGTGCGGAGGCGCCCGCGCCGCCCGCACCGGCACCGCCGGTCCCGGCCGCGGCCCAGCTGGCGCTGCGGATCGCCCCGCTGCGGCTGGACGCCGACGGCGTGCATCGCCTGACCGTCCATCTGCATCCGGCAGACCTGGGCCCGGTCCAGGTGGTCGCGGAGATCCGAAACGGCGAGATCAACCTCCAGCTGACCGGTACGACCGACGCCGGCACGGACACGCTCCGGCAGTCCCTGGACGACCTGCGACGTCAGCTGACCGAATCCGGGTTCACGAACTGCTCCCTGGACCTGCGGCAGGGCTCCGCCCAGCAGGAGCAGGCCCGCCAGCAGTTCACGCTGCGGGAGGGCGGCTCACCCGGCGGTACGCGGGCGAGCGCCGGCCCGGAGGCAGCGGAACCGCCCGTCGCCGCCCCGGTCCGGGCCGACGGCACCAGCCGTCTCGACGTCCGGGCCTGA
- a CDS encoding flagellar FlbD family protein: MILVTRLNGAVFALNPDLVERADCTPDTVITLVDGTKYVIAESVPEFIDSVRHYRASLIAQASRIEDAEAPASDESQDAVVLPLHRKDR, encoded by the coding sequence GTGATCCTCGTAACCCGCCTCAACGGTGCTGTGTTCGCCCTGAACCCGGACCTGGTCGAGCGTGCCGACTGCACGCCCGACACGGTCATCACTCTGGTGGACGGCACCAAGTACGTCATCGCGGAGTCTGTGCCCGAGTTCATCGACTCGGTCCGCCACTACCGCGCCTCCCTGATCGCCCAGGCGAGCCGCATCGAGGACGCCGAAGCGCCCGCCTCCGATGAATCGCAGGACGCCGTGGTGCTCCCGCTGCACCGAAAGGACCGCTGA
- a CDS encoding flagellar export protein FliJ, translated as MNRFFRLAPVLRARKAQEDVARGAVLQSQAEIRHAQALVKRRHLELTGSDAPTEGTARAMVASLVARQSLAAGLFDAHRMVAEAEEATQEKMDELADAAKRRRAVELLAERHAEAVRRHDLALDQQNLDELAVTAKARNAARGVDGLREERANPLRHGHGSAADREAASRAVANSVAAQRPTYDLADPAQTLAARRAALLSAQQTARPADLSDDSTDDDNRSRA; from the coding sequence GTGAACCGGTTCTTTAGGCTCGCGCCAGTACTGCGCGCACGCAAAGCGCAGGAGGACGTGGCCCGCGGCGCCGTGCTTCAGTCACAGGCCGAGATCCGCCACGCCCAGGCCCTCGTCAAGCGGCGACACCTCGAACTCACCGGCTCGGACGCACCCACCGAAGGCACGGCCCGCGCCATGGTCGCCTCACTGGTGGCCCGGCAGTCCCTGGCGGCCGGCCTCTTCGACGCGCACCGGATGGTCGCCGAGGCCGAAGAGGCCACCCAGGAAAAGATGGACGAGCTGGCCGACGCCGCCAAGCGCCGCCGGGCCGTCGAGCTGCTGGCCGAGCGGCACGCCGAGGCCGTACGGCGGCACGACCTCGCACTGGACCAGCAGAACCTCGACGAGCTGGCCGTCACCGCCAAGGCCCGCAACGCCGCCCGCGGCGTCGACGGGCTCCGCGAGGAACGCGCCAACCCGCTGCGCCACGGCCACGGCAGCGCCGCCGACCGCGAGGCGGCCAGCCGCGCCGTCGCCAACTCGGTGGCCGCCCAGCGCCCCACGTACGACCTGGCCGACCCGGCCCAGACTCTCGCCGCCCGCCGCGCGGCCCTGCTGAGCGCTCAGCAGACTGCACGGCCGGCCGACCTCTCCGACGACAGCACCGACGACGACAACCGGAGCCGCGCATGA
- a CDS encoding FliH/SctL family protein: MNSSTDNRVFLRGSVADSAATVRFAVDLRRREPGDTPPVQRAKEEARTAGYAEGWAQGQRAAAIEATAALERTREAERAFDQRRAAALAQAVEAAGRAADKLETRHVTSVHDIQEEILAQAFELAEAIIGRTLADPQGRAVDALRRAMSVAPERPGLVVALHPDDYRVLVGTATDTDYNYEGRPVHLRPDPALQPGDAVAEIGATTVDASIAAAVQRAREALRL; encoded by the coding sequence ATGAACTCGTCGACTGACAACCGGGTGTTCCTGCGCGGCTCGGTCGCCGACTCCGCGGCCACCGTCCGGTTCGCGGTGGACCTGCGCCGCCGCGAACCGGGCGACACCCCGCCGGTGCAGCGGGCCAAGGAGGAGGCCCGCACCGCCGGGTACGCCGAGGGATGGGCACAGGGCCAGCGCGCGGCCGCGATCGAGGCGACCGCCGCGCTGGAGCGCACACGCGAGGCGGAACGGGCGTTCGATCAGCGGCGCGCCGCCGCGCTGGCGCAAGCGGTGGAGGCGGCCGGTCGGGCCGCCGACAAGCTGGAGACCCGGCACGTGACGAGCGTGCACGACATCCAGGAGGAGATCCTCGCGCAGGCGTTCGAGCTGGCCGAGGCGATCATCGGGCGCACCCTGGCCGACCCGCAGGGACGTGCGGTCGACGCGCTGCGCCGCGCCATGTCCGTCGCCCCGGAACGTCCCGGGCTCGTGGTGGCGCTGCACCCCGACGATTATCGGGTTCTGGTCGGCACGGCAACCGACACGGACTACAACTACGAGGGACGGCCGGTGCACCTGCGCCCGGACCCGGCGTTGCAGCCGGGTGACGCCGTCGCAGAGATCGGCGCCACCACGGTGGACGCCTCGATCGCCGCCGCCGTGCAACGGGCCCGGGAGGCATTACGGCTGTGA
- a CDS encoding transglycosylase SLT domain-containing protein codes for MMGIDGVLARISELNSQLRVVPATVGAATSAPRTGGTAFASALANATATDTATDTGTTRAGATGADVVAAAKKYLGTRYVFGSTDPAKGLDCSALVQRAYRDLGIELPRNSWQQAKAGTKVANLAAAQPGDILAFNSPVNHVAIYLGDNKMIAAPKPGDHVKIQSVYETPTHIRRVLGTEAATGATTAAARPAALRQTGGLAGVPYADLFLKAGAKYHVSPELLAAVAKVESSYNPKAVSPAGAQGLMQLMPATARGLGVRNSFDPAQAVDGAAKLLANHLKEFKSLPLALAAYNAGGGAVHKYGGIPPFAETQAYVPKVQKALAALGG; via the coding sequence ATGATGGGCATCGACGGGGTCCTGGCCCGAATCTCGGAGCTGAACAGCCAGCTCAGGGTCGTACCCGCCACCGTCGGCGCCGCCACGAGCGCGCCCCGGACCGGCGGCACGGCGTTCGCCTCCGCCCTGGCCAACGCCACCGCCACGGACACCGCCACGGACACCGGCACGACCCGCGCCGGGGCGACCGGCGCGGACGTCGTGGCGGCCGCCAAGAAGTACCTGGGCACCCGGTACGTGTTCGGCAGCACCGACCCCGCCAAGGGGCTGGACTGCTCCGCGCTGGTGCAGCGGGCGTACCGCGACCTCGGCATCGAACTGCCGCGCAACTCGTGGCAGCAGGCCAAGGCGGGCACAAAGGTCGCCAACCTCGCCGCCGCGCAGCCCGGCGACATCCTCGCGTTCAACTCCCCCGTCAACCACGTCGCCATCTACCTCGGCGACAACAAGATGATCGCGGCGCCGAAGCCCGGCGACCACGTCAAGATCCAGTCGGTGTACGAGACGCCGACCCACATCCGGCGGGTGCTCGGCACCGAGGCCGCGACCGGCGCAACCACCGCGGCGGCCCGCCCGGCCGCGCTGCGGCAGACCGGCGGCCTGGCCGGGGTGCCGTACGCGGACCTGTTCCTGAAGGCCGGCGCGAAGTACCACGTCTCGCCGGAGCTGCTGGCCGCGGTCGCCAAGGTCGAATCCAGCTACAACCCGAAGGCAGTCAGCCCCGCCGGGGCGCAGGGCCTCATGCAGCTGATGCCGGCCACCGCCCGCGGGCTGGGCGTGCGCAACTCGTTCGACCCGGCGCAGGCCGTCGACGGCGCCGCCAAGCTGCTCGCGAACCACCTCAAGGAGTTCAAGTCGCTGCCGCTGGCCCTCGCGGCCTACAACGCGGGCGGCGGCGCGGTGCACAAGTACGGGGGCATCCCCCCGTTCGCGGAAACCCAGGCGTACGTGCCGAAGGTCCAGAAGGCGCTCGCCGCGCTGGGCGGCTGA
- a CDS encoding flagellar hook protein FlgE — translation MLRSLFSGISGLRAHQQMMDVTGNNIANVNTTGYKTSQAVFQDTLSQMVNAAGAPQTQAGGTNPAQVGLGVRLASISANFSQGAAQTTGKSSDMMIQGDGFFIVKSNGESLYTRAGSFSFDGNGSLTTPNGQIVQGWSANAAGVVNTAGAPGNIKLPIGISLAPTATTSFTLTGNLSYEANVGDFKVIPVPVIDANGASSVMNVTLTETVKGDPAIPTVPEWTMTLPDGSTQALSFPSGRPEDPAFPGVPLTTVSLGAAPNTYTIDVRDLTCYSGNTEARVSASDGSAAGILSSYTVSNTGQIVGVFSNGLKQTLGQLALANFNNVNGLEKIGDSMFRSTVNSGLAQVGAAGSAGLGLISSGMLEMSNVDLAQEFTNLVIAQRGFQANSRIITTSDEILQELVNLKR, via the coding sequence ATGCTGCGTTCCCTGTTCTCCGGCATCTCCGGTCTGCGCGCCCACCAGCAGATGATGGACGTGACCGGCAACAACATCGCCAACGTCAACACGACCGGCTACAAGACCAGCCAGGCCGTCTTCCAGGACACCCTGTCGCAGATGGTCAACGCCGCCGGCGCGCCACAGACGCAGGCCGGTGGCACCAACCCGGCCCAGGTCGGTCTCGGTGTGCGCCTGGCCAGCATCAGCGCCAACTTCAGCCAGGGTGCCGCGCAGACCACGGGCAAGTCGTCGGACATGATGATCCAGGGCGACGGCTTCTTCATCGTCAAGAGCAACGGTGAGTCGCTGTACACCCGCGCGGGATCCTTCAGCTTCGACGGCAACGGCTCGCTGACCACCCCGAACGGCCAGATCGTGCAGGGCTGGAGCGCGAACGCCGCCGGTGTCGTCAACACCGCGGGCGCGCCCGGGAACATCAAGCTGCCGATCGGCATCAGCCTGGCACCCACCGCGACCACGAGCTTCACCCTCACCGGCAACCTCTCCTACGAGGCCAATGTCGGCGACTTCAAGGTGATCCCGGTGCCGGTGATCGACGCCAACGGTGCGTCCAGCGTCATGAACGTCACCCTGACGGAAACCGTCAAGGGCGACCCCGCCATCCCGACGGTGCCGGAGTGGACGATGACGCTGCCCGACGGCAGCACCCAGGCGCTGTCCTTCCCCAGCGGAAGGCCAGAGGATCCCGCCTTCCCGGGCGTCCCGCTCACCACTGTCAGCCTCGGCGCCGCGCCGAACACCTACACCATCGACGTCCGCGACCTCACCTGCTACAGCGGTAACACCGAGGCGCGGGTGAGCGCGTCGGACGGCTCCGCGGCCGGCATCCTGAGCTCGTACACGGTGTCGAACACCGGCCAGATCGTGGGTGTGTTCAGCAACGGTCTCAAGCAGACGCTGGGCCAGCTGGCGCTCGCGAACTTCAACAACGTCAACGGTCTGGAGAAGATCGGTGACTCGATGTTCCGCAGCACGGTGAACTCGGGTCTGGCCCAGGTCGGCGCGGCCGGCTCCGCCGGTCTCGGCCTCATCTCCAGCGGCATGCTGGAAATGTCGAACGTGGACCTGGCGCAGGAGTTCACGAACCTGGTCATCGCCCAGCGCGGTTTCCAGGCGAACAGCCGGATCATCACCACCAGCGACGAGATCCTGCAGGAACTCGTCAACCTCAAGCGCTGA
- the fliE gene encoding flagellar hook-basal body complex protein FliE: protein MTSPIDAISAVSGVGGISGIDGLSAASGTPAVTGPNSDFAGMLANGLESVQASQNKANDLAVQVANGTLSDPAQYTMAANDAALAMQLTVAIRNKAVEAFQEIMRMQA from the coding sequence ATGACCTCTCCGATCGATGCGATCAGCGCCGTTTCCGGCGTCGGCGGTATCTCCGGGATCGACGGCCTCTCGGCCGCCTCCGGCACTCCCGCCGTCACCGGCCCGAACTCGGACTTCGCCGGAATGCTGGCCAACGGCCTGGAAAGCGTGCAGGCCTCCCAGAACAAGGCGAACGACCTGGCGGTACAGGTCGCCAACGGCACGTTGAGCGACCCCGCGCAGTACACGATGGCCGCGAACGATGCTGCGCTGGCCATGCAACTGACCGTGGCGATCCGGAACAAGGCCGTCGAGGCCTTCCAGGAAATCATGAGGATGCAGGCCTGA
- the fliG gene encoding flagellar motor switch protein FliG, translated as MSTAALTTTSMTGLRKAAILLVRMGTKYSSKVLSTLRENEVEELSAEIARLGKLETDVVTDVIDEFYAMATTQSAGVGGLAYARDLLEASLGPERAALILDRLEASMTDMPFNFLSHADPRQLLSYVQYEHPQTIALVLAHVPAALGSSILSGLAPEVQSDVAHRIAVMDRTSPDVIRQVEQALQRKLSTVLQPDQLSTVGGVQPLVDIINRADRTTERLILEALEERNPEIAEEIRRRMFMFEDITLLDDRAVQLVLRQVEPNDLATALKGVNDLVRNKVTGNLSERGRENLLEEMDLLGPVKLRMVEESQQKIVSVIRSLEDSGQIEIQRGGEADELVD; from the coding sequence TTGAGCACAGCGGCACTGACCACGACGTCCATGACGGGCCTGCGCAAGGCCGCCATCCTGCTGGTACGGATGGGCACGAAGTACTCCAGCAAGGTGCTCTCCACGCTGCGGGAGAACGAGGTGGAGGAACTCTCCGCCGAGATCGCCCGGCTCGGCAAGCTGGAGACCGACGTCGTCACGGACGTGATCGACGAGTTCTACGCCATGGCCACCACCCAGAGCGCCGGCGTCGGCGGCCTCGCGTACGCCCGGGACCTGCTGGAGGCGTCGCTCGGCCCCGAGCGGGCGGCGCTGATCCTGGACCGTCTCGAAGCCTCGATGACGGACATGCCGTTCAACTTCCTCAGCCATGCCGACCCGCGCCAGCTGCTCTCGTACGTGCAGTACGAGCACCCGCAGACCATCGCGCTGGTCCTGGCGCACGTACCGGCGGCGCTCGGTTCGTCGATCCTGTCCGGCCTCGCGCCCGAGGTGCAGTCGGACGTCGCACACCGCATCGCGGTGATGGACCGTACCTCGCCGGACGTGATCCGGCAGGTGGAGCAGGCCCTGCAGCGCAAGCTCTCCACCGTGCTGCAGCCCGACCAGCTCTCCACGGTCGGCGGCGTGCAGCCGCTGGTCGACATCATCAACCGGGCCGACCGCACCACCGAGCGGCTCATCCTGGAGGCGCTGGAAGAGCGCAACCCGGAGATCGCCGAGGAGATCCGGCGCCGGATGTTCATGTTCGAGGACATCACCCTGCTCGACGACCGTGCGGTGCAGCTGGTGCTGCGCCAGGTCGAGCCCAACGACCTCGCCACCGCGCTCAAGGGTGTCAACGACCTGGTGAGGAACAAGGTCACCGGCAACCTCTCCGAGCGCGGCCGGGAGAACCTGCTCGAGGAGATGGACCTGCTCGGCCCGGTCAAGCTGCGGATGGTCGAGGAGTCGCAGCAGAAGATCGTGTCGGTGATCCGCTCGCTCGAGGACTCCGGCCAGATCGAGATCCAGCGTGGTGGAGAAGCCGATGAACTCGTCGACTGA